A genomic stretch from Bosea sp. F3-2 includes:
- a CDS encoding amidohydrolase, protein MAVQADIVLRNGPIWCGREDGVVEALAIWQGRVLAAGADAEIAPLVGPKTRVIDLKGRLATPGLNDSHLHLVSLGMTMGWVDSKPEAAPTLEALLGAISARAATLKPGEWILSRGYDQTKLDTGRHPYREELDRAAPNNPVMLVRTCGHIAICNSEALRLGGIDEMSPTPQGGLIEQQNGRLTGLLAENARAPVQAAIPAATEEDLIAGIERGGRYLLSLGITSCMDAAVGQKGGFGEIAAYHRAKRDGRLPVRTWLTLLGDDGRSIVPQCYEAGLTSGTGDDMLMIGAVKLFLDGSAGGRTAWMTEPYLGEDKTTGVWMWEDAELERMVLDAHRKGYQLACHAIGDAAIEQLITAYEKALAAYPDPDRRHRIEHCGFSTPAQHERMVKAGIYPCPQQVFIHDFGDAYVKVLGPERALPSYPFRTWFDLGLKPATGSDAPVCDPNPFPNFHTMLTRQTWKGTVMDEGQRVSIEEALQAYTEFGAFSQKQENVKGRLAPGFLADVAVFSRDLLTADPADILKDTRCDLTILDGEVVYERSA, encoded by the coding sequence ATGGCGGTTCAGGCCGATATCGTGCTGCGCAACGGGCCGATCTGGTGCGGGCGCGAGGACGGCGTCGTCGAGGCGCTGGCGATCTGGCAGGGCAGGGTGCTCGCGGCCGGCGCCGATGCCGAGATCGCTCCGCTCGTCGGGCCGAAGACGCGTGTGATCGACCTCAAGGGTCGTCTGGCGACGCCGGGCCTCAACGATTCGCACCTGCATCTTGTCTCGCTCGGCATGACCATGGGCTGGGTCGACTCCAAGCCGGAGGCTGCGCCGACGCTTGAGGCGCTGCTCGGCGCCATCTCGGCCCGCGCCGCCACGCTGAAGCCCGGCGAGTGGATCCTCTCGCGCGGCTATGACCAGACCAAGCTCGACACCGGCCGCCATCCCTATCGCGAAGAGCTCGACCGCGCGGCGCCGAACAACCCGGTGATGCTGGTGCGTACCTGCGGCCATATCGCGATCTGCAATTCCGAGGCGCTTCGCCTCGGCGGCATCGACGAGATGTCGCCGACGCCGCAGGGTGGCCTGATCGAGCAGCAGAACGGCCGCCTCACTGGCCTTCTCGCCGAGAACGCCCGCGCCCCGGTGCAGGCTGCGATCCCGGCGGCGACCGAGGAGGATCTCATCGCCGGCATCGAGCGCGGCGGCCGCTATCTGCTCTCGCTCGGCATCACCAGCTGCATGGATGCCGCCGTCGGCCAGAAGGGCGGCTTCGGCGAGATCGCTGCCTACCACCGCGCCAAGCGCGACGGCCGCCTGCCGGTGCGCACCTGGCTGACGCTGCTCGGCGACGACGGCCGCTCGATCGTGCCGCAGTGCTACGAAGCCGGCCTGACCTCGGGCACCGGTGACGACATGCTGATGATCGGCGCCGTGAAGCTCTTCCTCGACGGTTCGGCTGGCGGGCGCACCGCCTGGATGACCGAGCCCTATCTCGGCGAGGACAAGACCACCGGCGTCTGGATGTGGGAGGATGCCGAGCTCGAGCGCATGGTGCTCGACGCTCACAGGAAGGGCTACCAGCTCGCCTGCCACGCGATCGGCGATGCCGCGATCGAGCAGCTCATTACGGCTTACGAGAAGGCGCTCGCAGCCTATCCCGATCCGGACCGGCGTCACCGCATCGAGCATTGCGGCTTCTCGACCCCGGCCCAGCACGAGCGCATGGTCAAGGCCGGCATCTATCCCTGCCCGCAGCAGGTCTTCATCCATGATTTCGGCGATGCCTACGTCAAGGTGCTTGGGCCGGAGCGGGCACTGCCGAGCTATCCCTTCCGCACCTGGTTCGACCTCGGCCTGAAGCCGGCGACGGGCAGCGATGCGCCGGTCTGCGATCCCAATCCCTTCCCGAACTTCCATACCATGCTGACCCGCCAGACCTGGAAGGGCACGGTGATGGACGAAGGCCAGCGCGTCTCGATCGAAGAGGCCCTGCAGGCCTATACCGAGTTCGGCGCCTTCTCGCAGAAGCAGGAGAATGTGAAGGGTCGGCTTGCGCCGGGCTTCCTCGCCGATGTCGCGGTGTTCTCGCGCGACCTTCTGACCGCCGATCCGGCCGATATCCTCAAGGATACGCGCTGCGACCTCACCATTCTCGACGGCGAGGTCGTCTACGAGCGTTCAGCCTGA
- a CDS encoding ABC transporter permease: protein MKFRANLWIGGACFALVVAGGVFAPWFAHTDPVMDANLMNAEIPPGSEFWFGTDAQGRDIYSRVLYGARISLTVGIVSQLINTVIGVALGLSAAYWGGWWDDFVNGLTNMMLAIPSLIFALAIMAILNPGLTSLLIALGLTNWSFTCRLTRAATLSVKQLGYVEAARSLGYGTFRIMLTQILPNIAGPIIVIGTLGMGGAVLAEASLSFLGLGIRPPFPSWGSMLSDARDQISTAPWISIFPGLAIFLTVLGLNLLGDGLRDILDPHSQLRKA, encoded by the coding sequence ATGAAGTTTCGTGCCAATCTCTGGATCGGCGGTGCCTGTTTCGCGCTCGTCGTGGCCGGCGGCGTCTTCGCGCCCTGGTTTGCCCATACCGACCCCGTCATGGACGCCAACCTGATGAACGCCGAGATCCCGCCGGGATCGGAGTTCTGGTTTGGCACCGATGCGCAGGGCCGCGACATCTACAGCCGCGTGCTCTACGGCGCTCGCATCTCGCTGACGGTCGGCATCGTCTCGCAGCTGATCAACACGGTGATCGGCGTCGCGCTCGGCCTTTCCGCCGCCTATTGGGGCGGCTGGTGGGACGATTTCGTCAACGGCCTTACCAACATGATGCTCGCCATTCCCTCGCTGATCTTCGCGCTGGCGATCATGGCGATCCTCAATCCCGGCCTGACCAGCCTGCTGATCGCGCTCGGCCTGACCAACTGGTCCTTCACCTGTCGGTTGACCCGCGCCGCGACCCTCTCGGTCAAGCAGCTGGGTTATGTCGAGGCGGCCCGATCGCTCGGCTACGGCACCTTCCGCATCATGCTGACGCAGATCCTCCCCAACATCGCCGGCCCGATCATCGTCATCGGCACGCTCGGCATGGGCGGCGCCGTGCTGGCGGAGGCTTCGCTCTCCTTCCTCGGCCTCGGTATCCGCCCGCCCTTCCCGAGCTGGGGCTCGATGCTCTCGGATGCGCGCGACCAGATCTCGACCGCGCCCTGGATCTCGATCTTCCCGGGTCTCGCGATTTTCCTGACCGTGCTCGGCCTCAACCTGCTAGGGGACGGCCTGCGCGATATCCTCGATCCGCATTCGCAGCTTCGCAAAGCCTGA
- a CDS encoding carboxyl transferase domain-containing protein: MSNMTTLAAAPPPLSLMIETLRERHALVAAGGGEKLRARHEARRKIMVRERIDLLLDPQTPFLELSPLAAWELYGNEVPGAGIVTGIGIVRGRACMLIANDATVKGGSFFAETVRKHLRAQEIAEEHRLPCLYLVDCGGAFLPEQDRVFPDRDHFGGSFYNQCRMSAAGIPQLSIVFGGATAGGAYIPALSDQVIMVKGTGRIHLGGPPIVKAAVHEIVDGETLGGAEMHTLVSGVSDHLVETEMEGLAKLREIVGALGEIGRIAPPPQAPAAPKLDAAELVDIVPTDLRRPYDVREVIARMVDGSAFSAFKPDYGATLVTGFAHIHGYPVGILANNGVLFSESAVKGAHFIELCDQRQIPLLFLQNITGFMVGTEAERGGIAKHSAKLVYAVSNARVPKYTVLIGGSYGAGNYGMCGRGFRPRFLFSWPNARIATMSPEVAATVVTELRRQSLKGAADEAAIAELDRRTRAQFEEQSDPYYATARLWDDGIIEPAQTRDVLGLCLALSAGEARDTGPRPVYRM; the protein is encoded by the coding sequence ATGTCGAACATGACAACGCTGGCGGCGGCCCCTCCCCCGCTTTCCCTGATGATCGAGACGCTGCGTGAGCGTCACGCGCTGGTCGCGGCGGGCGGCGGCGAGAAGCTCAGGGCACGGCATGAGGCGCGCCGCAAGATCATGGTGCGCGAGCGCATAGATCTCCTGCTCGACCCGCAGACTCCCTTCCTCGAATTGTCGCCGCTCGCCGCCTGGGAGCTCTACGGCAACGAGGTGCCCGGCGCCGGCATCGTCACCGGCATCGGCATCGTGCGGGGCCGCGCCTGCATGCTGATCGCCAATGATGCGACGGTGAAGGGCGGCTCCTTCTTCGCCGAAACCGTCCGCAAGCATTTGCGCGCGCAGGAGATCGCCGAGGAGCACCGCCTGCCCTGCCTCTATCTCGTCGATTGCGGCGGCGCCTTCCTGCCGGAGCAGGACCGCGTTTTCCCGGATCGCGACCATTTCGGCGGCTCCTTCTACAACCAGTGCCGGATGTCGGCCGCTGGCATCCCGCAGCTCTCGATCGTCTTCGGCGGCGCGACGGCGGGCGGCGCCTATATCCCGGCGCTCTCCGATCAGGTGATCATGGTCAAGGGCACCGGCCGCATCCATCTTGGCGGGCCGCCGATCGTGAAAGCGGCCGTGCACGAGATTGTCGATGGCGAGACGCTGGGCGGGGCGGAGATGCATACGCTCGTCTCCGGCGTCAGCGACCATCTCGTCGAGACCGAGATGGAAGGACTGGCGAAACTGCGCGAGATCGTCGGGGCGCTCGGCGAGATCGGCCGTATCGCGCCGCCGCCACAGGCGCCCGCGGCGCCGAAGCTCGATGCGGCCGAGCTCGTCGACATCGTGCCGACTGATCTGCGCCGGCCCTACGATGTGCGCGAGGTGATCGCGCGCATGGTCGACGGCAGCGCCTTCAGCGCCTTCAAGCCGGACTACGGCGCGACGCTCGTCACCGGCTTCGCCCATATCCACGGCTATCCGGTCGGCATCCTCGCCAATAACGGCGTGCTCTTCTCGGAAAGCGCGGTGAAGGGCGCGCATTTCATCGAGCTTTGCGACCAGCGCCAGATTCCGCTGCTTTTCCTGCAGAACATCACCGGCTTCATGGTCGGCACCGAGGCCGAGCGCGGCGGCATCGCCAAGCATTCGGCCAAGCTGGTCTACGCCGTCTCGAATGCGCGGGTGCCGAAATACACCGTGCTGATCGGCGGGTCGTATGGCGCCGGCAATTACGGCATGTGCGGGCGCGGTTTCCGCCCGCGCTTCCTGTTCTCCTGGCCGAATGCCCGCATCGCAACGATGAGCCCGGAGGTCGCCGCGACCGTGGTGACGGAGCTGCGCCGGCAGTCACTCAAGGGCGCCGCGGACGAGGCGGCCATCGCCGAGCTCGACAGGCGCACCCGTGCGCAGTTCGAGGAGCAGAGCGACCCCTATTACGCCACGGCCCGGCTCTGGGACGACGGCATCATCGAGCCGGCGCAGACGCGCGACGTTCTGGGCTTATGCCTTGCGCTGTCAGCGGGCGAAGCGCGCGATACCGGCCCGCGGCCGGTCTACCGGATGTGA
- a CDS encoding ABC transporter permease: MLPYVSRRLLQAIPILLAVAALIFVLFSVIPGNFATSQMADGRSNIDAETIARMNQQFGLNDPLPLRFAKYVGGLATFDLGDSFRTRQPVINLIGERLWPSLQLALGAMLFAIVIGVPLGFFAALKPGSWVDMLSMVFAVSGLSLPMFWLGLLLMYAFALTLGWFPSFGYGDGDPRYIVLPAIALGVSPLALLARTARAAVLEIMHADFVRTARAKGAGSYRVMRWHVARNALVIVLTTLGLQFGSVLGQAVVVEKLFAWPGLGSLLVDSVTWRDIPVVQGCILTIVLFFLVVNIAVDVLCAVVDPRIKYS; the protein is encoded by the coding sequence ATGTTGCCTTATGTCTCGCGTCGCCTGCTGCAGGCGATCCCGATCCTGCTTGCGGTCGCGGCGCTGATCTTCGTGCTGTTCAGCGTCATCCCGGGCAATTTCGCCACCAGCCAGATGGCTGACGGGCGCAGCAATATCGACGCCGAAACCATCGCGCGCATGAACCAGCAGTTCGGGTTGAACGACCCGCTGCCGCTGCGTTTCGCGAAATATGTCGGCGGCCTCGCCACCTTCGATCTCGGCGATTCCTTCCGTACGCGCCAGCCGGTGATCAATCTGATCGGCGAGCGGCTCTGGCCGAGCCTGCAGCTCGCGCTCGGGGCCATGCTCTTCGCCATCGTCATCGGCGTGCCGCTCGGTTTCTTCGCGGCGCTGAAGCCGGGAAGCTGGGTTGACATGCTCTCGATGGTCTTTGCCGTTTCCGGCTTGTCGCTGCCGATGTTCTGGCTCGGCCTGCTCCTGATGTACGCCTTCGCGCTGACGCTCGGCTGGTTCCCGAGCTTCGGCTATGGCGACGGCGACCCGCGCTACATCGTGCTGCCGGCTATCGCGCTCGGTGTCTCGCCGCTGGCGCTGCTGGCGCGCACGGCCCGCGCCGCCGTGCTCGAGATCATGCACGCCGATTTCGTGCGCACCGCCCGCGCCAAGGGCGCGGGTTCCTATCGCGTGATGCGCTGGCACGTCGCGCGCAACGCGCTCGTCATCGTGCTGACCACGCTCGGCCTGCAGTTCGGCTCGGTGCTGGGCCAGGCGGTCGTCGTCGAGAAGCTCTTCGCGTGGCCCGGCCTCGGCTCGCTGCTGGTCGACAGTGTCACATGGCGCGACATCCCGGTGGTGCAGGGCTGCATCCTGACGATCGTGCTCTTCTTCCTCGTCGTGAACATCGCCGTCGACGTGCTCTGCGCCGTCGTCGATCCGCGCATCAAGTACAGCTAG
- a CDS encoding biotin carboxylase N-terminal domain-containing protein: MFNTLLIANRGEIACRIIRTCRKLGIRTVAVHSEADKDALHVRLADTAVHIGPAPARDSYLRADRIIDAALKTGAQAIHPGYGFLSERLDLIAACEVNGITFVGPSAQAIEAMGDKIRSKQIAREAGVPGVPGYDGADQSPETLKREALRIGLPVMVKASAGGGGKGIRKVEAEADLDAAIATASREAEAAFGDGRLLIEKFVTRPRHVEVQIAGDRHGNIVHLFERDCSVQRSNQKLLEEAPAPNLKPEARAALHAHALKLSRAISYDNLGTVEFLVDAVMQEVFFLEMNTRLQVEHPVTEAITGLDLVEWQIRIAAGETLPRRQEEITCTGHAIEARLTAERADEGFRPDTGTIALWREPEGLRVDSGVATGSPVSPFYDSMLAKVIAHGPDREAARRRLADGLDRMTVLGPATIRPFLVDALRQPVFARGEATTLFIGETWPGGWQPSVGDVAECDAIAAAIWLSARGNAAAGPWGTLTGFRLLASAGKTGACHLTLGSGDGSRRLRVDDTGDRLRVTIDGRHREVAVAPIANGATRYTLLLDGQRRLVDAVPDRSGVFLRHGSFEGRIEIALAVEAAAAAREAQGHAGDSVRATMPGTVAAIHVGEGDSIAAGQVVAVLESMKLFMELKSPAAGTVARIATRPGATAAAGELLIAITPAQ, encoded by the coding sequence ATGTTCAACACCCTGCTCATCGCCAATCGCGGCGAGATCGCCTGCCGCATCATCCGCACCTGCCGCAAGCTCGGCATCCGCACCGTCGCGGTCCATTCGGAGGCCGACAAGGACGCGCTGCATGTCCGGCTTGCCGACACGGCCGTGCATATCGGCCCGGCCCCGGCGCGCGATTCCTATCTGCGTGCCGACCGCATCATCGACGCGGCGCTCAAGACCGGCGCGCAGGCAATCCATCCGGGCTACGGCTTCCTCTCGGAGCGGCTCGACCTGATCGCCGCCTGCGAGGTAAACGGCATCACCTTCGTCGGCCCCTCAGCCCAAGCCATCGAGGCGATGGGTGACAAGATCCGCTCCAAGCAGATCGCCCGCGAGGCCGGGGTTCCGGGCGTGCCGGGCTATGACGGCGCCGACCAGTCGCCCGAGACACTGAAGCGCGAGGCGCTGCGCATCGGCCTGCCCGTCATGGTCAAGGCCTCGGCCGGCGGCGGCGGCAAGGGCATCCGCAAGGTCGAGGCCGAAGCCGATCTCGACGCCGCCATCGCCACCGCGAGCCGCGAGGCCGAAGCCGCCTTCGGCGACGGGCGACTGCTGATCGAGAAATTCGTGACGCGGCCACGCCATGTCGAAGTGCAGATCGCGGGCGACCGCCACGGCAACATCGTCCACCTGTTCGAGCGCGACTGCTCGGTGCAGCGCTCCAATCAGAAGCTGCTGGAGGAGGCGCCTGCGCCCAATCTCAAGCCCGAGGCGCGCGCTGCGCTGCATGCACACGCGCTGAAGCTTTCCCGCGCCATTTCCTACGACAATCTCGGCACGGTCGAGTTCCTGGTCGATGCCGTGATGCAGGAGGTGTTCTTCCTGGAGATGAACACGCGGCTCCAGGTCGAGCATCCGGTGACGGAGGCGATCACCGGGCTCGATCTGGTCGAATGGCAGATCCGCATCGCCGCAGGCGAGACGCTGCCGCGCCGGCAGGAGGAAATTACCTGCACCGGCCACGCCATCGAGGCGCGATTGACGGCGGAGCGGGCCGATGAAGGCTTCCGGCCAGACACCGGGACGATCGCGCTCTGGCGCGAACCGGAGGGCCTGCGCGTCGACAGCGGCGTCGCGACGGGCAGCCCTGTCTCGCCCTTCTACGATTCGATGCTTGCCAAGGTCATCGCCCACGGTCCCGACCGGGAGGCCGCGCGGCGGCGCCTCGCCGACGGTCTCGACCGCATGACGGTGCTGGGACCGGCAACGATCCGGCCTTTCCTCGTCGATGCGCTGAGGCAGCCGGTGTTCGCGCGCGGCGAGGCCACGACGCTGTTCATCGGCGAGACCTGGCCCGGAGGCTGGCAGCCTTCAGTCGGCGACGTCGCAGAATGCGACGCCATCGCTGCTGCGATCTGGCTCTCTGCACGAGGCAATGCAGCAGCAGGGCCATGGGGGACGCTGACGGGCTTCCGCCTGCTCGCTTCGGCCGGCAAAACCGGGGCCTGCCATCTCACGCTCGGCTCGGGGGACGGGTCCCGCAGGCTGCGCGTGGACGACACCGGCGATCGTCTTCGCGTGACGATCGACGGCCGGCACCGAGAGGTTGCCGTCGCTCCGATTGCAAATGGCGCAACGCGGTACACGCTTTTGCTCGACGGCCAGCGCCGGCTCGTCGACGCCGTGCCGGATCGCTCCGGTGTCTTCCTGCGCCACGGCAGCTTCGAAGGACGCATCGAGATCGCGCTTGCGGTGGAGGCAGCCGCCGCTGCGCGCGAGGCGCAAGGCCATGCCGGCGATTCCGTCCGCGCTACGATGCCGGGAACCGTCGCCGCCATCCATGTCGGCGAAGGCGACAGCATCGCGGCCGGACAGGTCGTGGCTGTGCTGGAATCGATGAAGCTCTTCATGGAGCTGAAGAGCCCGGCGGCGGGAACCGTCGCGCGCATCGCCACCCGGCCGGGCGCGACGGCAGCAGCCGGCGAGCTCCTGATCGCGATCACGCCCGCCCAGTGA
- a CDS encoding succinylglutamate desuccinylase/aspartoacylase family protein: protein MTTQETPKDLIDPPLETIRFHGLKAGPKLLVLGAVHGNETCGPNAIARVIDDCRAGRVAIQRGEVTFLPVANPKAYRQNTREGDRNLNRDLRERPQPGDNEDRIGNRLSAILRQHDMLLDVHSFTGEGVPFVFFGPDDNRGELEPFRHGAAEAAFAACLGVDLMIHGWLDIYVRLIAARERLNLSRLAVTEGFGTTEFMRFAGGYGVTLECGRHEDPDSVDVGYRAIRNVFAHLGLTDEAPPAPAKRTVVHMDDLVICEAEGDRVEGMWKTGDRVAKGTPIARRADGSVVTMPRDGFIIFPNPKAKPGEGLCYLGVESQRRP from the coding sequence ATGACGACCCAAGAGACGCCCAAAGACCTGATCGATCCGCCGCTCGAAACCATCCGCTTCCACGGGCTGAAGGCCGGGCCGAAGCTCCTCGTCCTCGGCGCCGTCCACGGCAACGAGACCTGCGGACCGAACGCCATCGCCCGCGTGATCGACGATTGCCGGGCCGGCCGCGTTGCGATCCAGCGCGGCGAGGTCACCTTCCTGCCCGTCGCCAATCCGAAGGCCTATCGGCAGAACACGCGTGAGGGCGACCGCAACCTCAACCGCGATCTGCGCGAGCGGCCGCAGCCGGGGGACAATGAGGATCGGATCGGCAACCGCCTCTCCGCCATACTGCGCCAGCACGACATGCTGCTCGACGTCCATTCCTTCACCGGTGAGGGCGTGCCCTTCGTCTTCTTCGGGCCGGACGACAATCGCGGCGAGCTCGAGCCCTTCCGCCATGGCGCGGCCGAAGCGGCGTTCGCCGCCTGCCTCGGCGTCGATCTGATGATCCATGGCTGGCTGGACATCTATGTCCGGCTGATCGCCGCGCGCGAACGGCTGAACCTGTCGCGACTGGCCGTGACCGAGGGCTTCGGCACCACCGAGTTCATGCGCTTCGCCGGCGGCTATGGCGTGACGCTCGAATGCGGCCGCCACGAGGACCCGGACTCCGTCGATGTCGGCTACCGGGCGATCCGCAACGTGTTCGCCCATCTCGGGCTGACGGACGAGGCGCCGCCGGCCCCCGCCAAGCGCACCGTCGTCCATATGGACGACCTCGTCATCTGCGAGGCCGAGGGCGACCGGGTCGAAGGCATGTGGAAGACGGGCGACCGCGTCGCCAAGGGCACGCCCATCGCCCGCCGCGCCGACGGCAGCGTCGTGACGATGCCGCGCGACGGCTTCATCATCTTCCCCAATCCCAAGGCGAAGCCCGGCGAGGGCCTATGCTATCTCGGGGTTGAGAGCCAGCGCCGGCCCTGA
- a CDS encoding ABC transporter substrate-binding protein: MKKFAFATALTLAALTVQAQAQEPRRGGTIRFTAPYGASFVSNDSHVSNQIQDEIYTYALHGMLYKWDSKAGKPALDLAKSVTVSADGKVYTFKLRDDALFHNGRKMTADDIIWSYARIMDGSKNFPGARYVARIQGATEVQKGQAKEISGLKKIDDTTLEMTLTEKADPGYFLFQGQTAIYPAKEAQAPDFFNKPIGLGPFKFVEHVPGSRMAFERWDKYYQAGKPYADKLVISPMGEAAARDVAFRNKEIDVSVLGSTQYVAYKADANLSKGILEVAEVFTRNMGMNPTFKPFSDKRVRQAINHAIDSELIIKRLVRDKAYRAASWLPLSSPAFDKDAKPYAYDPEKAKKLLVEAGYPDGFEFEWTATPNESWGIPIVEATIPMLAKVGIKVKVKPVETSALGGVVVGGDFQAYIWSNTSGPDTLTALKCFHSATPRSSCNYTTFKNAAYDKLIDDASAENDPAKQLELLKKANAMLQDEAPVWFFNYNKAVMAYQPWLHGLQPNATELALQRYEDLWVDASSPAAK; encoded by the coding sequence TTGAAGAAATTTGCCTTCGCCACCGCGCTGACGCTGGCGGCCCTTACGGTGCAAGCACAGGCCCAGGAGCCCCGCCGTGGTGGGACGATCCGCTTCACGGCCCCTTATGGTGCGTCCTTCGTCAGCAATGACAGCCACGTCTCGAACCAGATCCAGGACGAGATCTACACCTACGCGCTGCACGGCATGCTCTACAAATGGGATTCGAAGGCCGGCAAGCCGGCGCTCGATCTCGCCAAGAGCGTGACGGTCTCAGCCGACGGCAAGGTCTACACCTTCAAGCTGCGCGACGACGCGCTGTTCCACAACGGCCGCAAGATGACGGCCGACGACATCATCTGGTCCTACGCCCGGATCATGGACGGATCGAAGAACTTCCCCGGTGCGCGCTACGTCGCCCGTATCCAGGGCGCGACCGAGGTCCAGAAGGGCCAGGCGAAGGAGATCTCCGGTCTCAAGAAGATCGACGACACCACGCTGGAGATGACGCTGACGGAGAAGGCCGATCCCGGCTACTTCCTGTTCCAGGGCCAGACGGCGATCTACCCGGCCAAGGAGGCGCAGGCGCCGGACTTCTTCAACAAACCGATCGGCCTCGGCCCGTTCAAGTTCGTCGAGCACGTTCCCGGTTCGCGCATGGCCTTCGAGCGCTGGGACAAGTACTACCAGGCCGGCAAGCCCTACGCCGACAAGCTCGTCATCTCGCCGATGGGCGAGGCGGCCGCGCGCGACGTCGCCTTCCGCAACAAGGAGATCGACGTCTCGGTCCTCGGCTCGACGCAGTACGTCGCCTACAAGGCCGATGCGAACCTGTCGAAGGGCATCCTCGAGGTCGCCGAGGTCTTCACCCGCAACATGGGCATGAACCCAACCTTCAAGCCCTTCTCCGACAAGCGGGTGCGCCAGGCGATCAATCACGCCATCGACAGCGAGCTGATCATCAAGCGCCTCGTCCGTGACAAGGCCTATCGCGCGGCGAGCTGGCTGCCGCTCTCCTCGCCAGCCTTCGATAAGGACGCCAAGCCCTACGCCTATGATCCGGAGAAGGCCAAGAAGCTCTTGGTCGAGGCCGGCTATCCCGACGGCTTCGAGTTCGAATGGACCGCGACGCCGAACGAGAGCTGGGGCATTCCGATCGTCGAGGCGACGATCCCGATGCTCGCCAAGGTCGGTATCAAGGTGAAGGTCAAGCCGGTCGAGACTTCGGCTCTGGGCGGCGTCGTCGTGGGCGGTGACTTCCAGGCCTATATCTGGTCGAACACCTCGGGGCCGGACACGCTGACGGCGCTGAAGTGCTTCCACTCCGCGACGCCCCGTTCTTCCTGCAACTACACCACCTTCAAGAACGCGGCCTATGACAAGCTGATCGACGACGCTTCGGCCGAGAACGATCCGGCCAAGCAGCTTGAGCTGCTGAAGAAGGCCAACGCCATGCTGCAGGACGAGGCCCCGGTCTGGTTCTTCAACTACAACAAGGCGGTCATGGCTTATCAGCCTTGGCTGCACGGCCTCCAGCCGAACGCGACCGAGCTCGCGCTGCAGCGCTACGAGGACCTCTGGGTCGACGCCTCCTCGCCGGCGGCGAAGTAG